The DNA window TTCCGGGAAGAGTTCGGCGCCACGGAAGGTGAGTTTCCCGATGGACTGTGGGAGATAGTACGGGACTGTGTAAACGACTACGCCCTGGAACTGGACGAGGACCTGTTAAACTACCTTATGGGCCTGGTGCTGGATCACGGGAAGATATAGGCCAGCAGGGTAATAAAGATAAGCGCCGGAAGCAGGTTCGCGATCTTTATCTTTTTGATCTCCAGAATCGACAGGCCAAGGCCCACCAGAAGTACACCCCCCACGGCGCTCAAGGCTGCGATCATCTCCGGAGTAAAGAGTTCGTGCAGCCAGGACGCAAAGAGGGTAAGTCCCCCCTGAAACAGAAAGAGAGGAAGCGCGGAAAAAAGGACCCCCACCCCCAGGGATGCAGCCAGGGCGATGGATGAGAAACCGTCCAGAACGGCCTTGGTCATCAGCAGGGTCGGCTCGCCCCCCAGCCCCTCCTCAAAAGCACCGAGAATCGTCATGGAACCCATGCAGAAGAGAAAAAACGCCGTAATGAGCCCCTCGGTAAAGCCGGCGTGGGATATCTTCAAACGTGTTTTCAGTCTGTCGCTCAGGGAGTTCAGCCCGGCATCGATATCCAGAAGCTCCCCCGTAATTGCACCAAGAACCAGACTGAAGATCATGATAAGATAACGGTCCGACTTGAAGGCCATAGTAAACCCCAGGACCAGGGTAAAAAGACCGATGGCCTGAAAGACGATCCCGCTGATCTTCCTGGGCATCCTGGAATGTATCAGCAGTCCCAGAAGACTGCCGGCAATCACGGTGGCGGTGTTGGTTATGGTTCCGATCATTGATGAAACTGGTACTCCTTTGATTCTGTTCAATGAGACAGTCTCAAGGATTCAGGAAAATCGCCTTTTCTGCAATACCCTGACGCCGCACATCTTCAGACCACGGGAAAAGTAATGTAAAACACGGGGACAGGTTTGCGGGAAAGCGTAATACTCCCCTGAAGCTGTTTGACAAAGGCTGGAATCAGCTGCATCCCCAGGGACCGGGCATCGTTAAAATCGATATCCTCCGGGAAAGGACGTCCGGAATTGGAAAGCGTAAGGGAATATTCACCCCTGCTGAAATCCTGCGTCAACTGTACCGTGAAGGACGGATCTTTTTCTTCACCGAAGCCGTGTTTGAGAGCGTTTATCGCTATCTCGTTCGTCAGCAGCGCGA is part of the Marispirochaeta aestuarii genome and encodes:
- a CDS encoding DUF554 domain-containing protein, producing MIGTITNTATVIAGSLLGLLIHSRMPRKISGIVFQAIGLFTLVLGFTMAFKSDRYLIMIFSLVLGAITGELLDIDAGLNSLSDRLKTRLKISHAGFTEGLITAFFLFCMGSMTILGAFEEGLGGEPTLLMTKAVLDGFSSIALAASLGVGVLFSALPLFLFQGGLTLFASWLHELFTPEMIAALSAVGGVLLVGLGLSILEIKKIKIANLLPALIFITLLAYIFP